AAGAGGTGCAGGAGCTCGCGCGGCTGGCCAACGAGCACAGCCCGCAGCTGCGAACGCACGACCGTTTCGGCAACCGCCTGGACTGGGTCGAGTTCCACCCCGCCTGGCATCGACTGATGGCGCTGGGGTTCGCCCACGGCGTCCCCAGCCTTGCCTGGACAACCGATGAGCCGTCGGGACACCTTGCACGGGCGGTGTTGAGCTACCTGTGGAACCAGGTCGAGAACGGCACCGGCTGCCCCACGGGCATGGCATACGCGGCCTGCGCCGGCTTTGCGGGACGGCCGGAGTTTGCGATGTGGCGGGAGAAGACGCTCTCCGGGCACTACGACCCACGCCGCCTTCCGCTGCCCCAAAAGACGGGCGCCGTGATCGGCTACGCCATGACCGAGAAGCAAGGCGGCTCCGACCTGCGCCAGACCCAGACCACGGCCACCTTCGCCGGCACCGAGAACGGCGCGAGCATCTACAGCGTGACGGGCCACAAGTGGTTCTTCTCGGTTCCCACCTCGGACGGCTTCTACACGCTGGCACGGACGACGTCCGGCGTGAGCTGCCTTTTCGTTCCGCGCTTCCTGCCCGACGGCAGCGCCAATCGCATTGCCGTGCAGCGCCTGAAAGACAAGTGCGGCAACCGTTCCAATGCGTCGAGCGAGGTCGAGTTCAACAGGACCTGGGCGATGCTGGTCGGCGAGGAGGGACGCGGCATCCGCGAGATCCTGTCGCACGCGCACCTGACGCGGCTGGACTTTGCCGTGGGCTCGGCGGGCCTGATGCGGCAGGCACTGACATTGGCGATCCACCACGCATCCACGCGCGACGGCTTCGGGCGCCGGATGGCCGACCTGCCGATGCAGACCAATGTGCTGGCCGACCTGGCGCTGGAAAGCGAGGCCGCCATGTTGTCGGCGATGCGCGTCGCACGGGCGACCGACAGCATGGCGTCGAACGAATCGGAGCGGCTCTTTGCGCGCGTGGCGACGCCGGTGGTCAAGTACTGGAACTGCCAGCGTGCGACGTATTTCGTCTACGAAGCACTGCAGGTCCACGGCGGGAACGGTTTCATCATGGAGAACCCCATCGCTCGGCTGTACCGCGAGGCGCCGCTCAATTCGATCTGGGAAGGCACGACGAACATGATGTGCATGGACGTGGTGCGCGCGCTCGGCCGCGAAAAGGGCGCGCTCGATGTGTTCCTCGATGAAATCGCCCCACCGCAAAATACCGACGCAGCGCATGTGAAGTTCATCGCCAGTCTGCGCGCCGATCTGTGCGGCGGTGCGATCGACGAGGGCAATGCGCGCGCCGTCGTGACGCGCATGGCGCTGGCACTTCAGGCGAGCGAGATGTGCAGGCACAGTCCGGGCGCCATTGCGCAGCGCTTCGTGGCGTCGCGCCTGGGCGGTCAGCACGCCGGCGTCATGGGAACGCTGGGCACGGGGGCGGACTTGCGCGAGATCGTCGCGCGCGCGGACGTGACGTAGGCCCGGCTGCGCGTGAAGCTCCTGCAGCGCACCACGCGCCGCGTGACGATCACACCGGCTGGTACTGGAACAGCCAGGTTTCGGTCAGCGTCTGGTCGCCATTCTTCAGATAGAGCCGCATGTCGATGGGCTCGTTGCCCTCGGGCGTGAAGTCGAACTGCGCGCGCCAGTGGCCCGGCACGCCGTTGGGCACGGCCTCGGCAAAGACGTAGGAGAACTTGCCGCGCGGCGCCGTCAGCACCAGCTCGGGCTTCACGCCGAAGGGCACGGTGGTAAGCGGCTGCCCGACAAACTCCACCATGAACTTGCGCACGCCCGGCGGGCGCGGCTGGCCCGGCTGTCCGCCGCGCCCGATGCGCGTGGCCACGCAGCGCGCGAGCGGCGAGGGAAAGGGTTCCTGGTCGGTCCAGTGCAGCCGGTACTGCAGGCTGTAGCTCGCGCCCGCCTTGGCATCGGCCTTGGGCACCCAGAAGGCGACGATGTTGTCGTGGATCTCGTCGTCGGTCGGGATCTCGATCAGCTGCACCGAGCCTTCGCCCCAATCGCCCAGTGGTTCGATCCAGAGGCTCGGGCGCTTCTCGTAGTTGACGCCGTCCTGGAAATTGTCGAAGACGCGGTCGCGCTGCAGCAGCCCGAAGCCGCGCGGCCGGGCGTCCGCAAAGGCCGAGGCGCGCGTCTGCACAGGGTTGTTGAGCGGGCGCCAGATGCGCTCGCCCGCGCCGTTCCAGATGGCCAGTCCGTCGGAGTCGTGCACCTCGGGGCGCCAGTCAATGGCGGTGGGCTTGATGGTTTCCGAGTACCAGTACATCGAGGTGAGCGGCACCAGGCCCAGGCGCGACACGTCGCGGCGCAGGAACAGGCGCGAGTCGATGTCCATGATCACGGCCTTGCCGCGCTGCATCACGAACTTGAACACGCCCGTGACGCTCGGCCCTTCGAGCAGTGCGTAGACCGTCATCGAGGTGGTGTTGTTCGCGGCCGGCGTTTCGAAATAGAAGCGCGTGAAGGTCGGGAACTCTTCGGGCTTGTCGGGTACCGCCACGTCGAGCGCAAGGCCGCGGGCCGACAGGCCGTACTGGTAGAGCTCGCCGATCGCGCGGAAGTAGGAGGCGCCCAGGAACGCGACCCAGTCGTTCTTCTGCCAGTCGAGCTTGCTCTGGTCGCCCAGGCGGCTTTCCTGCAGGCGAAAGCCCGCAAAGCCCGCGCCAGCCGGCAGCGCGCGCGCCGGGCTGTCGGGCGGCATCGAGAAGTACGAAGGGCTGTAGAGCACCTCGCGCGCGAAGGCATCGCCATCGGAGTTTTCGAGCACGTGCATGCGCACCGGCGTCTGGAAGAAGCGGCCGAGGTGAAAGAAGGTGACCGGAAACGCGCCCGGGCCGTCGCGGAAGAGCGCATTGGCCGGGTCGAACTTGATCTTGCCGTGCGCGTCGTAGTCGATCTTCTCGAGCACCTCCGGTGCGAGCGGCGTGGCGGCGGCATAGGGCTGCCCGGCCAGGCGCCTGGCCTGCGCCACGAGGCGGTCGAACGAGAAGGGCGAAGGCTGGCTCAGCTTCAGGCCGTTGGCGGCCAATGCCTCTTCGGGCAGTCCAAGGGCGGCGAGTGCGGCGGCGGCACCACCTGCGGCAAGGAAGGATCGGCGATCAAGCATGTGTTTCTTGAGGGTTGCGAGTCTGGGGGGAAAGCGGCGCGGCCGGCGGCTGGTGCCGGTCGGCTTCGGAAAAACAATCCTAATGCAGCCGGAGTCGGGTTCTCCGCGCACAAGAGCGGCGAGCATGCCGCGGCAGCGCGGCTTCCTGCGTCAGCCAAGCTGCGCAGCGCGGGCCGGACAAGGCCGGGACCTGAGAAATTTGTGCGTTTATGTATCGGCGCTGTCGGCCACGCCCAGCGCGTAGACGGCATAGAGCGGTACACCGAGCAGCATCAGCATCAGCGGCGCGAACAGGGCGTAGGGCAGGCCGATGCCTTCGAGCACCCGGTAGGTGGCATCGAGGCGCAGTCGCGGATGGGCTTGCGTCAGCTCGGCGGCCTTGCGCAGGCCCCAATGGAACTCCGCGCCGGTGGCCCGCACCGACGGATGCTGCGCGGCGCGGCCCACGGCCAGCCAGCACATCGCATCGAAGGCCAGCACCGAGCCTGCGGGGGCGCGCTCGCCGAAGGTCGCGAGCACGGCCTGCACCTGTGGCGGCTGGAGGTACATCAGCACGCCTTCGGTAAAGAGAAAGACCGGCCGCCCCTGGCGCTTGCGCGGCAGGTCGAGCTGCTCCCACCAATGGGCCGATGTGAGGTCGAGCGCGCGCGCATCGTGGCGCGTATTGGTTTCGGGAATGAGCTCGCGGCGCAGCGCGAGCACCTCGGGCAGGTCGGCGTCGGTCATGCGGCACTTTCCGTCGTCGAGCCACTGGTAGTAGTGGCTCAGCCCGCAGCCCATGTTCACCACGCGCGCGCCCGGATGCTGCTCGAGGAACTCCTGCGCGAGGCTGCGGAAGCGGCGCGTGCGGCTCAGGATGCCGTAGATGGTGGCCCGGTCTTCGGGGAGGGCCTGCCCGTCGTCGCGGATCTTTTCGAGGATCGATGCGGCGTAGGCGTCCCGCACGGCCATCTGTGGAAACATCGCGTCGCCCGAGGCACGCGCGGCAAGGGGAATCCGCAAGGTGGAAGGCACGGGCGACAGGCTTCGCGCGGGCCTCTTGCTTGTTGTCATGGGCGCTGGCACAGGGTCATGCGCAAGTCTGGCCGCTCCCGCGCCAAGGGGCAAGTCAGCTTTTCGTTCGTGCCGCTCCCATGTCCGGCGGCTCTTCTCGCCGCCGGCAAAACGCTACTTGGCGGTCGGCATCACGAACTCGGCGCCCTTGGGCGTGCTCTCGGGCCAGCGCTGCATGATCGACTTCTGCTTGGTGTAGAAGCGCACGCCTTCCTCGCCATAGGCATGCATGTCGCCGAACAGCGAACGCTTCCAGCCGCCGAAGCCGTGCCATGCCATCGGCACCGGGATCGGCACGTTGATGCCGACCATGCCCACCTGGATGCGGCGGCCGAACTCGCGCGCCACGTTGCCGTCGCGCGTGAAGCAGCTCACGCCGTTGCCGAACTCGTGGCCGTTGACCAGGTCGACCGCGTCCTTGAAGTTGGCCACGCGCACGCAGGAGAGCACCGGGCCGAAGATCTCTTCCTTGTAGATGCGCATCTCGGGCGTGACGTGGTCGAACAGCGTGCCGCCCATCCAGAAGCCGTCGCCGCAGCCCTGGCCTGCCATCGCACCGTCGAAGCCGCGGCCATCGACCAGCAGCTTCGCGCCTTCTTTTTCGCCCTGGGCGATGTAGCCGGTGATGCGCTCATGCGCCGCGCGCGTGACGATCGGGCCCATCTCGGCCGCGAGGTTCTCGCCGTCGAGCACCTTGAGCGTTTTCGTGCGTTCGACGAGCTTGGGAATGATCTTGTCGGCCACGTCGCCCACCAGCACGGCCACGCTGATGGCCATGCAGCGCTCGCCGGCCGAGCCGTAGCCGGCGCCGATGAGTGCATCCACCGTTTGGTCGATGTCGGCGTCGGGCATCACCACCATATGGTTCTTTGCGCCGCCAAGGGCCTGCACGCGCTTGCCGTTGCGGGCGCCGGTTTCGTAGATGTAGTTGGCAATGGGCGTGGAGCCCACGAAGCTGATGGCCTTGACATCGGGGTGCTCGAGCAGCGCATCGACCGCGACCTTGTCGCCCTGCACCACGTTGAACACGCCGTCGGGCAGGCCCGCTTCCTTCAGCAGCTCGGCCATGCGCAGCGATGGGGTCGGGTCGGTCGGGCTGGGCTTGAGCACGAAGGTGTTGCCCGCGGCAATGGCCACCGGGAACATCCACATCGGCACCATCACCGGGAAGTTGAAGGGCGTGATGCCGGCAACCACGCCGAGCGGCTGGCGCAGCGTCCAGTTGTCGATGCCGGTGGAGACCTGGTCGGTGAAGTCGCCCTTGAGCAGCTGCGGGATGCCGCAGGCGAACTCGACGATGTCGATGCCGCGCGAAACTTCGCCCTGCGCGTCGGTGAACACCTTGCCGTGCTCGGCGGTGATCATGTGCGCGAGTTCGTCCTTGTGCAGGTTGAGCAGCTCCAGAAACTTGAACATCACGCGGGCGCGGCGGATCGGCGGCGTGTCGGCCCACTTGGGAAAGGCGGCCTGCGCGGCGGCCACCGCGGCATCGACGTCGGCCTGGGCGGCCAGCGCCACCTTGCCCGTGACCTTGCCGGACGCCGGGTTGGTGACGTCCTGCGTGCGGGTGGAACCGCCGGCGGCGTGCTGGCCGCCGATGAAATGGGCAATCTGCTGGGTCATGGATACCGCCAAGAGTGGAGTGATGCGACAGTCTAGGAAAGGGAAGAGCGCCTGCCTAGACGCTAAAGTTGAACTGTTTGTTCGCTATAGTGAACAATCCCACCATGGATCTGCAAAAAGCCGAATCGCTCTGGATGCACCTGCACTGGCTGATCGTGCTCGGCCAGCAGGGCAGCTATACCGCCGCCGCGGCGCGCCTGGGCGTGAGCAAGGCGGCCATGAGCCAGCGCATCGCCGAGTTGGAGCGGGCCGTGGGCGTCACGCTCGTGCGGCGCACCACCCGCAGCATGCGGCTGACCGAGGCCGGGCAGCAGCTGGTCGACCAGACGCGCGAGCCCTTCGAGCAGATCGCCCACAGCTTCCTGGAGGCGCGGGACCATGCGGGCGAACCGCGCGGCCTGGTGCGGGTGACCGCGCCGGTGGCGCTGGGGCGGCAGCAGTTGCTGCCCAGGCTCGCCGACTTTCTCCTGGCGCATCCGTCGATCCGCGTCGAAATGGAGCTTTCCGACCGGCTGAGCTCCCTGGCCACGGAAGGCTTCGACCTGGCGGTGCGGCATGCGGCATCGCCGCCCGATACGCACGTGGCCTGGCGGCTGTGCGACACGCGCTCGGTGCTGGTGGCGAGCCGTGCCTATCTGCGCCGCCGGGGAACGCCGCTGGCGCCGCCCGCGCTGACGGAGCACGACTGCCTGCACTATCCGCGCGGGCAGGAAACCAACGTGTGGTCGTTCGAGCGGCGCGGCGGCCGCGCGCGCCAGGCCGAGCGCGTGACCGTGCCCATCGGCGGCCCGCTGGCGGCCAACAACAGCGAGGCACTGCGCGACGCCGCCCAGGCGGGGCTCGGCATTGCGCTCCTGCCCGACTTCAGCGCGCAATCGGGTCTGCAGGCGGGCAAGCTGGTCGAGGTGCTGCCCGACTGGCAGCCCACGGGCGCCTTCGCCGACCAGATCTACGCCATACGGCCTTACTCGCTGCACATACCGCGCGCGGTCAACTTGTTCGTGAGCCATCTGCGCGAAACGCTCAAGGCGGGATTCGAGCTGCCCAAGGCTGTCTGACCGCAGGCGGAGCCCAGCCGCAGCTCGCTATGTTGACTTGTTCTTCTTCGCGGGCTTGTCCAGCTCCTTGAAGAACTCCGAAGGCTGAATGTCCAGCGCCCTGATGATCTTCAGGATGTTGACCAGGGCGAGGTTATGTTCGCCGCGCTCGATGCCGCCCATGTAGCTGCGGTCTATGCCGCATGCATCGCCGAAGGCTTCCTGCGAATAGCCGAGCTCCTTGCGCCGACGGCGAACAGCCTCCCCGAAAAGCACCAGTTCAGGTGTTTTTTGCTTTTCAGGGGGCAGAGGTTTGGCCATGCATGGATGGTCTATTCCTCATGCATAAACCTCCACGGAATAAGATTTCACGGGATATGGTTTCCTTTCGGCTACGATCATTCCGCGCAAGACTGGAGGCCAGCCTGCGCGATATCTAAAAAAAGATCAGGGAAGGCTCGAAATGAAGTGCAGGATTTTTTTCTTGGGCGCGGTCCGTGCCCACACCCTCTACCCCAACCGTATCGGCGTGTCCAAAGTGCCCATAGCGGGCAAGCAGATGGCGAACTGAGGCGTCCTGTCATGAAACGGATTCAAGGCAGGCCCAAGCGGCTCTCCTGCTTCTCTCCAGATTCGCCCTTCGACAGGACTTTCATGGAGTGCAAGACCTTGGCGCAGCTGGCTGACTGGCATGACCGTGGCACGGCGTCCGGTCGCCGGATGTCGTCAGAAGAGTTCGATTTTCTTGTCGAGCATGTTTCAGGCCTAAGGGCCACGGAAAAGATGGCGCGGAGCGAGTTCGCCGCGATGAGGAAAGCTGAACGGTTTGTCAAATTCTTCTATGGTCAAGACCATCTCGACTTCGGCGAAATTCGTGCAAGGCAGATCACGATCGAAGGGGCTCGATTCGACGAGGTACCGCGCCATAGCGTGTGGACGCTCGGGTCCGCGCTTTGGTGTTTGCGAGTGCCGATGGAGAGTACCGCGACTGCGTCGAGCCGCGCGCTGAAGCTCATGGAGCAGGGCGGGAAACTGATACGCAGCAACTTCAGGAGAGCCGAGCACGCAGAGCCGCTGATTTCCGCATTTGCACAAGGCGTCGTGCTGGGGTTCTACCGGCTGGCGAAGATCGATATCTCCACGGCGTTCGACGGGGCGATCTTCTGGCGGCCTTGCGAGCTGTCCAGCATCTACCAGGTAGGCATCGACCGTGGCCAGCGAATTCGCGCCCAGGATGGTCGAAACGGGAGCCGGTTTCGGGCAATGGTGTAGCCCGTCTCGTGAATCAATCGGTTGACGACGATGGTCTTCCGGCCGCGCTTTCAGATTTCAGGTGGACGACGCCATCAACTGCCCGACCAGCAGCTGCGCCGCCGGCGACAAGGTCTCGCCGGTCTTGGTGGCCATCAGCAGCCGGCGCACGGCCCAGGCGTCCTTGAGCCGCACCACCTTGAGGCCGAGCGCGCTCACCTGCGCCTTG
This genomic window from Variovorax paradoxus contains:
- a CDS encoding acyl-CoA dehydrogenase family protein, which translates into the protein MNMPLESTVPEFQSALGDGTDTHKVFNQADPCVGHNAFTGDVALRDLVARHAAWSMPNATALGALAGNEEVQELARLANEHSPQLRTHDRFGNRLDWVEFHPAWHRLMALGFAHGVPSLAWTTDEPSGHLARAVLSYLWNQVENGTGCPTGMAYAACAGFAGRPEFAMWREKTLSGHYDPRRLPLPQKTGAVIGYAMTEKQGGSDLRQTQTTATFAGTENGASIYSVTGHKWFFSVPTSDGFYTLARTTSGVSCLFVPRFLPDGSANRIAVQRLKDKCGNRSNASSEVEFNRTWAMLVGEEGRGIREILSHAHLTRLDFAVGSAGLMRQALTLAIHHASTRDGFGRRMADLPMQTNVLADLALESEAAMLSAMRVARATDSMASNESERLFARVATPVVKYWNCQRATYFVYEALQVHGGNGFIMENPIARLYREAPLNSIWEGTTNMMCMDVVRALGREKGALDVFLDEIAPPQNTDAAHVKFIASLRADLCGGAIDEGNARAVVTRMALALQASEMCRHSPGAIAQRFVASRLGGQHAGVMGTLGTGADLREIVARADVT
- a CDS encoding glucan biosynthesis protein; translation: MLDRRSFLAAGGAAAALAALGLPEEALAANGLKLSQPSPFSFDRLVAQARRLAGQPYAAATPLAPEVLEKIDYDAHGKIKFDPANALFRDGPGAFPVTFFHLGRFFQTPVRMHVLENSDGDAFAREVLYSPSYFSMPPDSPARALPAGAGFAGFRLQESRLGDQSKLDWQKNDWVAFLGASYFRAIGELYQYGLSARGLALDVAVPDKPEEFPTFTRFYFETPAANNTTSMTVYALLEGPSVTGVFKFVMQRGKAVIMDIDSRLFLRRDVSRLGLVPLTSMYWYSETIKPTAIDWRPEVHDSDGLAIWNGAGERIWRPLNNPVQTRASAFADARPRGFGLLQRDRVFDNFQDGVNYEKRPSLWIEPLGDWGEGSVQLIEIPTDDEIHDNIVAFWVPKADAKAGASYSLQYRLHWTDQEPFPSPLARCVATRIGRGGQPGQPRPPGVRKFMVEFVGQPLTTVPFGVKPELVLTAPRGKFSYVFAEAVPNGVPGHWRAQFDFTPEGNEPIDMRLYLKNGDQTLTETWLFQYQPV
- a CDS encoding class I SAM-dependent methyltransferase; protein product: MTTSKRPARSLSPVPSTLRIPLAARASGDAMFPQMAVRDAYAASILEKIRDDGQALPEDRATIYGILSRTRRFRSLAQEFLEQHPGARVVNMGCGLSHYYQWLDDGKCRMTDADLPEVLALRRELIPETNTRHDARALDLTSAHWWEQLDLPRKRQGRPVFLFTEGVLMYLQPPQVQAVLATFGERAPAGSVLAFDAMCWLAVGRAAQHPSVRATGAEFHWGLRKAAELTQAHPRLRLDATYRVLEGIGLPYALFAPLMLMLLGVPLYAVYALGVADSADT
- a CDS encoding CoA-acylating methylmalonate-semialdehyde dehydrogenase; this encodes MTQQIAHFIGGQHAAGGSTRTQDVTNPASGKVTGKVALAAQADVDAAVAAAQAAFPKWADTPPIRRARVMFKFLELLNLHKDELAHMITAEHGKVFTDAQGEVSRGIDIVEFACGIPQLLKGDFTDQVSTGIDNWTLRQPLGVVAGITPFNFPVMVPMWMFPVAIAAGNTFVLKPSPTDPTPSLRMAELLKEAGLPDGVFNVVQGDKVAVDALLEHPDVKAISFVGSTPIANYIYETGARNGKRVQALGGAKNHMVVMPDADIDQTVDALIGAGYGSAGERCMAISVAVLVGDVADKIIPKLVERTKTLKVLDGENLAAEMGPIVTRAAHERITGYIAQGEKEGAKLLVDGRGFDGAMAGQGCGDGFWMGGTLFDHVTPEMRIYKEEIFGPVLSCVRVANFKDAVDLVNGHEFGNGVSCFTRDGNVAREFGRRIQVGMVGINVPIPVPMAWHGFGGWKRSLFGDMHAYGEEGVRFYTKQKSIMQRWPESTPKGAEFVMPTAK
- a CDS encoding LysR family transcriptional regulator, which encodes MDLQKAESLWMHLHWLIVLGQQGSYTAAAARLGVSKAAMSQRIAELERAVGVTLVRRTTRSMRLTEAGQQLVDQTREPFEQIAHSFLEARDHAGEPRGLVRVTAPVALGRQQLLPRLADFLLAHPSIRVEMELSDRLSSLATEGFDLAVRHAASPPDTHVAWRLCDTRSVLVASRAYLRRRGTPLAPPALTEHDCLHYPRGQETNVWSFERRGGRARQAERVTVPIGGPLAANNSEALRDAAQAGLGIALLPDFSAQSGLQAGKLVEVLPDWQPTGAFADQIYAIRPYSLHIPRAVNLFVSHLRETLKAGFELPKAV
- a CDS encoding helix-turn-helix domain-containing protein produces the protein MAKPLPPEKQKTPELVLFGEAVRRRRKELGYSQEAFGDACGIDRSYMGGIERGEHNLALVNILKIIRALDIQPSEFFKELDKPAKKNKST